One window from the genome of Pempheris klunzingeri isolate RE-2024b chromosome 7, fPemKlu1.hap1, whole genome shotgun sequence encodes:
- the unm_hu7912 gene encoding apical junction component 1 homolog — translation MTRTHPPDILASTLYRDFTLNPLTDHSISLHSSRQCDLKMIDKPEIINKRHCRSFDFIESLDDPQSFSSSMEYPYKRAEHQTLNKDLMWNGLDQPGHLRFSSPDLFNTRQFQQHAAQDKTSHLTWSDSKKRTRSKSAPRIKATLTPVPISVSPPGARKGRDAPQAASDTLRTSETNRESYSSNRAFLNDVHPNKLQPHSPLYVSDCFEEDKPDKPAITPHVRCRVDIKPDAAVLQHTSRQVPNVRTEHLWQRYSQASSSRGLYVPRQIVSSPTPTPSECYSGDFRQGYHYTTSMSPISYQHLDMHRMPSPTAPYLSQEQRAYSNPNIPTKFFYTEDPVRYPVHPYSRAYFQDDRSSLTSHGSTVTSQYDPRTRWVHTLPVRSYYTDYLSNREPAHSVYSRPYSTSEAGSYFSQTPLSRSYYGEDNRFNPYNMSGSRLFYSKPYSSPEDQYFPSRPYHTEGRRPPRMSQAFSDDWYRSSISGYSNQSSQHTPPRVRQDPTVPPWFTNSCVETSRLGAEVKNHSKSWDNILYPRHDREQSVPRGRSYENLFYQARHGASSDVTSQPVILNLSSSPRRYAALSLSENSLERGSSNSWRNSKSGHWFVTPEITITDNDINAGNSKRREVHSVSWDTLDGEKTPSPTAKLQKPPSSTSDITKDRKHNNFSLQQSLEQLDELLADLVVDYKPPTSRKSSEDLLDQLKQLITEDDDKGRGCSGFENLGCLNTQLLSSKSSPDTVKDPDSGCDALQRSAEECSPDHSTDEDDTMVCANKKCKRTESMFNACLYFKSCHSCYTFYCSRNCRRDDWEIHKETCLYGRVNSVCRHTLKFCRENSEIHKAFSRVAKAGYLSRGRGVLFLGFANPETADNFLQVGLESLLMSPTYLSLRELDGFKDNLGEYCKELQLAGNEYDPNECFLLNVSVAVGELVPNRPSPRVQAPTVRKYAKVSLASSSPDKKVLKKDSEMETLILTPPPGTPDIDREGEEGRKAREVCFVNIQRELRTRGVFLRHEYPKIYNQLCEFVESNKRFTPTTIYPIDKRTGKQFMCMIMAASEPRTLDWVGTPHLLDDII, via the coding sequence ATGACACGAACGCACCCCCCTGATATACTGGCATCGACGCTATATCGGGACTTTACTTTAAACCCCCTCACTGACCACTCCAtttctctccactcctctcGGCAATGTGACTTGAAAATGATCGACAAACCAGAAATCATCAACAAAAGACACTGTCGTAGCTTTGACTTCATTGAGTCGCTGGATGACCCACAGTCCTTCTCTTCCTCGATGGAGTACCCTTACAAGAGGGCTGAGCATCAGACATTAAACAAAGATCTAATGTGGAATGGACTAGATCAGCCGGGACACCTTCGCTTTTCGTCTCCTGATCTGTTCAACACCAGGCAGTTCCAGCAGCACGCCGCCCAGGACAAAACGAGCCATCTTACATGGTCAGATTCTAAAAAGAGAACAAGATCTAAAAGCGCTCCAAGAATTAAGGCCACCCTCACTCCTGTGCCCATCTCAGTGTCTCCACCAGGAGCCAGGAAGGGGAGGGATGCACCTCAGGCTGCGTCAGATACCTTGAGGACTTCTGAAACTAATCGAGAATCCTACTCCTCAAACAGGGCTTTTTTGAATGATGTACATCCTAACAAACTGCAGCCTCATTCTCCTCTGTATGTCTCAGACTGTTTTGAGGAGGATAAACCTGATAAACCAGCCATAACCCCTCATGTCAGGTGCCGTGTGGACATCAAACCAGATGCTGCTGTACTGCAGCACACATCTAGGCAGGTTCCCAATGTACGGACTGAGCATCTTTGGCAGAGATACTCCCAGGCCAGTAGCAGTAGAGGTTTGTATGTACCACGACAGATTGTCTCCTCACCAACACCCACTCCAAGCGAATGCTACAGTGGAGACTTTAGACAAGGATACCACTACACCACCAGCATGTCTCCCATCTCTTACCAGCATCTAGACATGCACAGAATGCCATCACCAACAGCGCCATATCTCAGTCAAGAACAAAGAGCTTACTCCAATCCTAACATACCAACCAAGTTCTTCTATACAGAGGACCCTGTTCGGTATCCAGTTCATCCCTATTCTAGAGCATACTTTCAGGACGATCGCTCCAGCCTAACCAGCCACGGTAGTACAGTGACCAGTCAGTATGATCCAAGGACTCGATGGGTGCACACCCTTCCTGTCAGGTCGTATTACACAGACTACCTTTCCAACAGAGAGCCAGCACACTCTGTATACAGTAGGCCTTATTCAACAAGTGAGGCAGGATCATACTTTTCTCAAACTCCGCTGTCTAGATCTTACTATGGAGAGGACAACCGCTTTAATCCGTACAACATGAGCGGCTCAAGGCTGTTTTATTCCAAACCCTACAGCTCTCCCGAGGATCAGTACTTTCCATCAAGGCCATATCATACGGAAGGTCGTCGACCCCCTCGGATGTCCCAGGCCTTTTCAGATGATTGGTATCGCTCCAGTATATCTGGTTACTCAAATCAGTCATCTCAGCACACCCCGCCAAGAGTAAGGCAAGACCCCACTGTACCCCCGTGGTTTACCAACAGCTGCGTGGAGACAAGTAGACTGGGAGCAGAGGTCAAAAACCACTCCAAGTCTTGGGACAATATTCTATATCCACGGCATGACAGAGAGCAATCAGTGCCTCGTGGACGAAGCTACGAAAACCTGTTTTACCAAGCAAGGCATGGAGCATCCTCTGACGTTACATCGCAACCAGTCATACTTAACCTCTCAAGTTCACCAAGGCGCTATGCcgccctctccctctctgaaaACTCATTAGAGAGGGGCTCGAGCAATTCGTGGAGGAATTCCAAGAGTGGGCACTGGTTTGTAACTCCTGAGATCACAATAACAGACAATGACATAAATGCAGGCAACAGCAAACGGCGTGAAGTGCACTCTGTCAGCTGGGATACATTGGATGGTGAAAAGACACCATCTCCAACAGCAAAGCTTCAGAAGCCGCCATCGAGCACGTCTGACATTAccaaagacaggaaacacaatAACTTCTCCCTCCAACAGAGTCTGGAGCAACTGGATGAACTCTTAGCTGATTTGGTCGTTGATTACAAACCACCAACTAGCAGAAAGTCAAGTGAAGACCTGTTGGACCAGCTGAAACAGCTCATTACCGAAGACGATGACAAAGGCAGAGGATGTTCTGGATTTGAAAATTTAGGATGTCTGAACACTCAGCTCCTGTCCTCTAAATCCAGCCCTGACACAGTCAAAGACCCTGATAGTGGATGTGATGCTTTACAAAGGAGTGCAGAGGAATGTTCCCCAGACCACAGCACAGATGAAGACGACACAATGGTGTGCGCTAACAAGAAGTGCAAGCGGACTGAGAGTATGTTCAACGCCTGCTTGTACTTTAAATCATGTCACAGCTGCTACACCTTCTACTGCTCACGAAACTGTCGCAGGGATGACTGGGAGATCCACAAAGAGACTTGCCTGTACGGTCGTGTCAACAGTGTGTGTCGACACACTCTGAAGTTCTGCAGAGAGAATTCAGAGATCCACAAAGCCTTCTCTCGCGTTGCTAAAGCTGGCTACCTCTCCAGAGGGAGAGGCGTTCTCTTTCTGGGTTTTGCTAATCCTGAGACAGCTGACAACTTTCTGCAAGTTGGGCTGGAGAGCCTCCTCATGTCTCCCACATACTTATCTCTCAGAGAGCTGGATGGCTTCAAGGACAACCTTGGGGAATACTGCAAGGAACTGCAGCTGGCAGGTAATGAGTATGACCCCAATGAATGTTTCCTCCTGAATGTATCTGTAGCTGTTGGTGAACTAGTGCCTAACAGACCCTCACCAAGGGTCCAAGCACCAACAGTTCGAAAATATGCAAAGGTATCCTTGGCCTCTTCAAGCCCTGACAAAAAGGTACTCAAGAAGGATAGTGAAATGGAAACTCTCATCCTCACTCCGCCTCCAGGCACACCGGACATTGAcagggagggtgaggagggaaggaaagctAGAGAGGTGTGCTTTGTCAATATCCAGCGTGAGCTCAGGACCAGGGGAGTCTTTCTTCGTCATGAGTACCCGAAAATATATAATCAGCTGTGTGAGTTTGTGGAGAGCAACAAAAGGTTCACCCCGACCACAATTTACCCAATAGATAAGAGAACAGGGAAACAGTTTATGTGCATGATCATGGCTGCTTCTGAGCCAAGAACACTGGACTGGGTGGGTACCCCTCATCTCTTGGATGATATTATATAG